The Cervus canadensis isolate Bull #8, Minnesota chromosome X, ASM1932006v1, whole genome shotgun sequence genome contains the following window.
CGCGACTCCGTCCACCGCCCAAGGGCACGAACCCCACACCCAGCCTCGCAGGGTCAGTCCACGCGGCTCTCCCACCGCGCCTGCGCGCCCTAGCGCCGCAGGCCCCAGTGCGCACGCGCGGAGGCCGCTGCCGCCGGCCGCCCACCGCGCCTGCGCTACCCCGCGCCCCAATGCCGACGCGCAGATATCGCCGCCGGCCGCCCCCCGCGCATGCGCTCCCCCCGCGGCGGCGCCCACGTGACGCGACCCCCCGGAAGCCGGCCGGGTCGGCCGCGCGCGGACAAAGCGGCGCGGCCTCCCCGCTTCCGGTCGCGGGTCGTGCGCGCCCCCGAGCTCCCCGGGGCCCGGCGCCGGCCGCCGCGCGCCCGCAGCCTGACACGCACCTGCAGCAGCAGCTTGACGCGCTCGATAGGGGCCACGGCCGTCTTGGAGATGGCGGCGGCGATGCCCCCGGCCAGGAAGTCCTTGGCGAAGGAGATGGCCTGTTCCGTCATGGCGGCGGGCGGAGAGCGGAGCGGAGgcgcagagaggcagagagagacagccGGATATTGGGCGCCGCTAGTTCAGCGCTGCCGCCGCCGGGACCGAAAGGACTGGGCGGCCACCGCGCAGCCGCTAAGGGGCCCGCTCCCCGCCCCGCGGCCCCCGCGCGCCTCGCCCATTGGCTGTGCTGCCACGTAGGCCCCGCCCCCTGGgcgcgcgccccgcccccgcgcggGCTGCCGGGAGCGGCGCCTCGCCCCGCCCCGTTGGTCCGTACGGCCGCTCCCATTGGCCGCGCCGCCGCCCTGCTCCGCCCCTTGGGCGTGCGCCGCGACCCCCGCGGGCTGCCGGGAGCTGCGCCTCGCCCTGCCCCGAGGCCCCCCGTGCGCCGCACCTATTGGCTGCGCCACCACgcaggccccgccccgcagcCCGCGCGCCGCGCCGCGGGGCATGTTGGGAGCCTCGCCCCGCCCCTGCGCCGAGCGTGCCCGGGGCGGGTCACGGTGAGGTGAGCGGCGGCCACTTTGACCTTGTGAAGGTCACGCTTGGTGTGGCGACCGCGACGGGCTGCGGCGGTGAAGGGGACAGGTCGGGCCTTGCGGAGAACCGCGCCCTCTCTTCTCCCGATCGTAGCCCCGGACGCTCGGGTCCCCAGGCTCGTCCTGGAGATCGTCCAGTCCGGCCGGTCCGATCGTTGAGGCCCGGACCGCAGGTCCGGTGCAGGTCTCCGCGCCGCAGACCTCCGAGTCCCGGCCgcgacccccacccccaaccccgcaGCCCCGAGAGACCCTGATGACCCCTGGCGCCCTCCAGGCCCCGCGTCGCCCCGGGGGACGAGCGATGCAGTCTGTGGGTTCTGACCCAGCGTACGAAACCGCCCCAGAACCCCGCGCGGGCCGGCTTCGGAGCAAGGTTTGCCTGTGCCCCGCCCGGGAGCCCCGAGTCCGCCCAGGAGAGCGCCCCCGGAGGACCCAGCGCCCCGCCGTGCGGTCCCCCAGCCCCGACCCTGAGGCCTCCGGGTGCACTTGGAGGCCCCAGGATGGGGAGGTCTGGCTGCCTTTCCAGGGCCCAGTGGGGCTCACACTAGGGGTGTCCCTGTCAAGCCGGGCACCGCGACTTGGAAGAGGGTCTCCTAGAAGAACAGGGACACGTGTGCTGAGGTCACAGGCTCACTGACGGGTGCACGCACGTGAGTGTATACGTGTGTCCACAGACATGCTCGCGTATGCAGCCATTGCACATGCCCACGCGCGGACTTCTGTGCACACGTGTCACACGCGGCATTATAGGCCCCCTGCCTCCAAGGGCGTGTCCGGAGACCTTGGTGTTTGGAAGGCCTGACCGCCTTGTGCAAGTGGTGTTCTTTCAGGCGTGTCTGACCGTTTGCAACTGTGGAATAAAAAAaagtacaacttgagagttgtgagttaagttttgtttggggcaaaatgaggactgcagtcgtgggaggcagcatctcagatagctgaGAGACTGCGCCAAAGCAGCAGTAGGGGAAAGTCAATGTATTaagttttggtgaagggggagttcaatgcgATGAAGCACTTGGTTTACAAAAAGTTTCTATTAGTCTTGAGGATCtaatgtcaccatgaagggatttagtgattCTCTAGGTatgagggactgatgttgaagctgaaagtccagccctttggccacctgatgcgaacagctgatttcatttgaaaagaccctgatgctgggaaagattgaaggtgggaagagaaggggacgacagaaaatggttggctggcatcactgactcaatgggcatgagtttgactgaactccaggagttgatggacagggaggcctggcatgcttcggttcatggggccacaaagagtcggacacaactgagcgactgaactgagctgaactggactAGATATGAGGAgttgcaaggattgagatcatgcaatctgttcctaaaaacatccaactattaataaagacctgtcccaccacatcccctggagcacagagtgcctcagtccaccctgaactcccccagggattgttgaaggtcaacagcaaTAGCAGCAAGGAGGTTCAACCTCCCTAGAGGCAGATGACAAattgcctttgttgttcagttgttggcaATGCTCTTTGCCAATTTTAGTTGACACTACCCCAtagactttagccctccaggctactctgtccatgggattttccaggcgggaatactggagtgggttgccatttcctcctccaggggaatcttccccactcgGAGTGAATCCAGATCTCATCCACTGCAGGGAGGttcttttcctgtctgagccaccacaggaAGCCCTGTGAACtcctttttgaattttaaataattaaataacacaAGTCCTAAGTGTATCATCCTGTGAATTTTCACAAAGCGAATGCCAAAGTGTGTCACCAGCCaggtccagaaaaaataaatctttgtagCAACGCGGGTTCaaagaattatttcttaatttgcctctctctcccctgttgtttttttctctaaccccgtcctcttttttttctttatgcccCGCCCCCCAACTtgggctcagatggtcaagaaccTGCCGGCAGCGCAGAAGAGCCAGGCTTCGATggcggggtcgggaagatccccctggaggagggcatggccaccaaGTCAGGTATTGTTGCCCGGGAaacccgcggacagaggagcctggtgggctatacagtccatggggtcggaaagagtcggacacgactgagtgactgacacttcctttcctgtttccgtggcttctttctttctcatcccTGCCTCTAGGTCCTTTCTGCTGCCCCGCCCTCCTTCTCATGAGGGGGTCTCCTCCAAGTGacactggatggatggatgctaGGGACCGACCCATAAGAGCCcagcacacccccccccccccaacctcctCCAACCCCCGCCCCAGCCGCTCATTCATTTCTCCAGCCCCCGGTGACCTGGCAGGAGGGCCTTCCAGAGTCCTCTCGTGACTTCTTTCCTGGGAGAGGCTGGTAAGAGGCCGGAGAATGGCCGGGCCCAAGAGGGGTGGGTACGGATCAGGTGGCTGTCAGCGGGTTAGGATTGCAgcgggggtcgggggtggggggcgggggagggcctTGGTGTTCTGGCATTTTCTGAGGCTTCACTGGGGCTTGCCTGGGGCCTGGAGGACGGAGCTGGGTGGTGGCCCAGCCCGGTTCCAGCCGGCCGCGACTACACGGCGCTGGAAGAGAGGGCGAGGCCGCCCCGGGTTCTGGTCGCTGGCTGCGGGGCACGCCCCGGTCAGGGAGGCATCTCCCCGGTCATCTGCAGTTTGTACACAGCGGGCACCCGCCCGTCTGGGCGGGACGGGACCCCGCGATGCTTATCACTGCCCGCTGGGCCAACGAGGACCAGCCAGCCGGAGCTGGTCCTTCAGGCGGGGAGGCCCTGGCAGTCCGCACTTTGCTTTCAGAGCCGGCGTTGGGCACAGCAGGACGGCTCTCTGCAGCCTCGGTGTGGCGGTGGTGGAGGCGGTTAACCTCTGGGCCACTCTGTCCCCTCCCCTAGGTGACGGATCCCCCTCCCTGGGGCCTCACATGCATCCCAGGGGTCACCCCCACTCCGACCCCCCCGCCCAGGTCAGCAGCTTGCTGTCTGCGGGAAGGACTCAATGAATGTGACATCTGTCCTCCTTGCTCACTAGGGCGCAGAAAGTGTTTCTCCTTTAAAAGCATCTCACGTGGGCCTTCGATGGAGGTCTGCTCCCTGTGTGTGTCCTGGGGACGGGCTGGGGGCATGGTGACCCAGGCCATGTGCTGCAGTCACGGCTGAGCCGGGAGGGCGGCAGGACCACAAACACCCCGGGTACTGGGGAAAGACTGTGCACCCGTGGGATTGTGCACCCAGGTAGaccgaggggtgggatggggatggtTAAGGGAAGTGGGATGgcggctggggggtgggggtgggggtgggggaaggaagggggtcCTGTTCCCGGACTCCGGGGGGGCAGGGGTGCAGAGACAGCGGGCTGGCCCCCATTCCTCAGCACCCTCCCGAGGTTTAATTACGATATTCACAGCGTTAGAGGCTGCGTATCCGAGATGGTTTTTGTCGTCtcgctgctaagtcatgtccgactctgcgaccccatagacgataGCCAGAGTAGTGGCACGGGTGGccggccatgtcctcctccaggggatcttcccgaccccgggatcgaacctgcgtctcttaggtctcctgcattagcaggtggcttctttaccactagcgccacctgatcGTTTGTGTATCTAAGCAATGAAGAGACAGGTTATGTGTCCGTCAGTCATATTTCCACttcttgccttttaattttttttttttttttaactgcaaagAGTCCCAGCAGGACAAGGAGAGTGAGGCGAACAAGGGCCCCAGGGGCCGTCCTCCCTGGCTTCCGCAGACGTTAGCTGCCGTCAGCCTCCAGCTGGGGCCCTCGCTCGGGCGTGTCCCCGGCTCAAGGGCCTGGTCGTGGGTGTGGGCCCCCGAGTCCGGCCTGCACCAGGCGCACTGTCCAAGGACTCttgggctgggggggtggggttcGGGTACCCCCCTCCCCGCGGGCCGGTGCTCTGACCCCTCTGGTTAGAAGAGCAAGTTTCCTCTAGGGAACCTGCTGTCTGGAGGGACCGCGCCCCCCACTCGCCCCCGGGGAGCAGAGGGCTGGCTCTGCACGTCACTCGTTCTCGCTGGGGGCCCAGCCCGGCTGTGACCAGGTGCCCTCGGGAGAAGGACCGCACCCCCTGCCTTTCCCCGGGGTCCCCTCTGTCGGTCGCCTCCTGCCCCGGGGCGCCCCAGGCCCCTCTCCAAGTCCCCGcgacccccgcccccccaacaaGCACTGCCAGCCCGCGTACCCTTCCCCTCCCGGGTTGGGGGTGCGCATCTCCTGGGTCCAGGGCGCCCCCTACAGACGCGCGCGGAGACTGCCTGCTTTCCGCCTCCTTTAATAATCGTTGTCCCGTGTGGACGCCTCTTCTCCGGGAATCACCCCCAGGCTCGCGCAGCGACCCTCGGGGCGGGGCGACCCTCAGGGCGGGGCCCGGGTCCCGAGGACCACGTGCAGCAGGTCTCCCGCGCGCGCCGCCCGCACGTCCCGGAAGCCGAGCCCCTGCAGGAGGCGCCGGTACTGCCCGGGGCCCCGGGgggcccgccccgccccgagGATCTGCAGCCCGGGGGGCCTCCGCGCCGCCCCGCCAGCGTCCTCCTCCTCCACGGGCGCCAGTTCGGCCAGCAGGAGGCCAGCGCCtggggagacagacacagagataaCTGGGAAGGGACGCGCAGGCATCCCAGGACCCAGCCTGCGGGTGCCCCCGGGGCTCCCCCGGACTTCCCGGTGGGAAGGTGGGAGGAATTCTGTCTGCAGGGACAGGGCTGCAGACTCTGCGATGCCCGGAGGTGCGGTCTGCTCTGTccctcaggcgtgtccgactctgcgtccccgtggactgtagcccgctgggctcctctgtccacggggttctccaggcagcaatactggagtgggtaggcctgtcccttctccagggcatcttcccgacccagagatcaaacccggatctcccgcactgcaggcagattctttaccgtctgagccaccagggggagc
Protein-coding sequences here:
- the LOC122434363 gene encoding uncharacterized protein LOC122434363, coding for MAGPKRGGYGSGGCQRVRIAAGVGGGGRGRALVFWHFLRLHWGLPGAWRTELGGGPARFQPAATTRRWKRGRGRPGFWSLAAGHAPVREASPRSSAVCTQRAPARLGGTGPRDAYHCPLGQRGPASRSWSFRRGGPGSPHFAFRAGVGHSRTALCSLGVAVVEAVNLWATLSPPLGRRKCFSFKSISRGPSMEVCSLCVSWGRAGGMVTQAMCCSHG